In Symbiobacterium terraclitae, the genomic stretch CTTCCGCCAGGCGGCCTGCCAGTTCTACGCGCGCCGTTTCGGGCCGCGCTTCGACCCCGCCACCGAGGCCCTGGCCCTCATCGGCTCGAAGGAGGGGCTGGCCCACATCATCTGGGCCTATGTGGACCCGGGTGACGTCGTGCTGGTGCCGGATCCCGGCTACCCGGTCTACCGGACCCACACCCGGCTCGCCGGCGGCACGCCCCACCTGCTCCCGCTGCGGGCTGAGAACGGCTTCCTGCCGGACCTGGACGCCGTGCCGGAAGAGGTGGCCCGCAAGGCGAAGCTGCTGTTCCTCAACTACCCCAACAACCCCACGGGTGCCGTGGCCACCGCGGACTTCTACCAGAAGGCGGTCAACTTTGCCCGGAAGTACGACATCCTCATCGTGTCGGACAACGCCTACTCCGAGATGACTTACGACGGCTACGTCGCCCCTTCCATCTTCGCGGCCGAGGGGGCCCGGGAGGTGGCGGTGGAGTTCTGGTCGCTCTCCAAGCCCTTCAACATGACCGGCTGGCGCATCGGCTTCGTCGTGGGCAACGCCGCGGCCATCTCGGCGCTGGGGGTCATCAAGACCAACACCGACTCGGGCCAGTTCACCGCAGTGCAGGAGGCGGCCATCGCCGCCCTCACCAGCCCGGAGGCCGAGGCCTTCATCGCCGAGATGAACGAGACCTACCGGCGCCGGCGGGACATGGCCGTGGCGGGGCTGCGGGCCATCGGCCTCGACGCCAGCCCGATGAAGGGTTCGTTCTACCTCTGGGTTCCCGTGCCCGCGGGCCACACCAGCGCCTCCTTCGCCACCCTGCTGCTGGAGCAGGCCGGCGTGGTGGTGACCCCCGGCAGCGCCTACGGCGAGCACGGCGAGGGGTACATCCGCATCTCCCTCTGCGTCCCCGAAGAGCGGC encodes the following:
- a CDS encoding LL-diaminopimelate aminotransferase, yielding MPQPATRLASVPPYLFAEIDRKKREVIARGVDVISLGIGDPDQPTPRFVIDAMHRAIENPANHQYPDYEGSLAFRQAACQFYARRFGPRFDPATEALALIGSKEGLAHIIWAYVDPGDVVLVPDPGYPVYRTHTRLAGGTPHLLPLRAENGFLPDLDAVPEEVARKAKLLFLNYPNNPTGAVATADFYQKAVNFARKYDILIVSDNAYSEMTYDGYVAPSIFAAEGAREVAVEFWSLSKPFNMTGWRIGFVVGNAAAISALGVIKTNTDSGQFTAVQEAAIAALTSPEAEAFIAEMNETYRRRRDMAVAGLRAIGLDASPMKGSFYLWVPVPAGHTSASFATLLLEQAGVVVTPGSAYGEHGEGYIRISLCVPEERLQEALERMRRFVAV